A single window of Hymenobacter sp. APR13 DNA harbors:
- a CDS encoding HupE/UreJ family protein, with the protein MASLFQTYLQLGFFHIFNLQAYDHLVFLLALCAPYVLADWRRVVALVTSFTLGHSLTLALATLQVVGYSPGLIEKLIPITILLTCTVNLVRARRAEPRLGRVSRPEPVVLALPNLLAMGFGLIHGLGFSSYLRELLGQQSRPVLELLAFNVGVELGQLLIVSLILLLGLLLLRGFGVHRRDWLLVVSGAAMGIALVLLVG; encoded by the coding sequence ATGGCGTCTTTGTTTCAGACTTACCTGCAGCTTGGGTTTTTCCACATCTTCAACCTGCAGGCCTACGACCACCTAGTGTTTCTGCTGGCTCTGTGTGCCCCCTACGTGCTGGCCGACTGGCGCCGCGTAGTGGCCTTGGTTACGAGCTTCACACTGGGCCATTCCCTGACGCTGGCCCTGGCCACTCTGCAGGTGGTAGGCTACAGCCCTGGCCTGATTGAAAAGCTGATTCCGATAACCATCTTGCTGACCTGCACTGTAAATCTGGTGCGGGCGCGCCGCGCAGAGCCTCGCTTGGGACGTGTGAGCCGGCCCGAGCCGGTGGTGCTGGCCCTCCCCAACCTGCTGGCCATGGGGTTCGGCCTGATTCACGGGCTGGGCTTTTCCAGCTACCTGCGCGAGCTGCTGGGCCAGCAGAGCCGGCCGGTGCTGGAGCTGCTGGCTTTCAACGTGGGCGTGGAGCTGGGCCAGCTGCTGATTGTGAGTTTGATTCTGCTGCTGGGGCTGCTGCTGCTGCGCGGCTTCGGCGTGCACCGCCGCGACTGGCTGCTGGTGGTCAGTGGGGCGGCCATGGGTATTGCGCTGGTGCTGCTGGTGGGCTGA
- a CDS encoding outer membrane beta-barrel protein — protein MPTACYLRSLGFLFATSLLPAGALAQTPVRGAVLDGSRQPVPGATVLLFAPADSAHALGTATGPDGSYQLIAPTPGRYVLRVSMVGFQPQRRLLTVAAEALQLPALTLGEAATQLREVTVQAERPVVQEGLDKKVIEVSKDLTSAGGTVADVLRNVPAVTVADGGGVSLRGQAATVLIDGKNTTLRLDQIPAGTVARVEVITSPSARYDAQGAGGIINLVLKKEQKSGWNQNGSLLAGTGGKYNLSVGGNRRTGRLNVAVQYNGFNSRFAQVSDQTVQYHQPGTVLRQTGQGSQHNYLHNLPVSLSYRLSPTRELSLSVVPYLNRYSRTLEQIGDFRAADGTSLQRTASRNTYAEGGRVLQTSLDYRRQWADQPGRRLQASLSYYGGPGDVRNRQQLTAGPEQLPQLESTLLLTLRNVAGQLDVVRPLNPRTVLEAGLKTQYQHIETDLQFRQQAAAGQPWQPVAARNQAGTYREAVQAAYATTRYTGPTWSGQAGLRAEYTAAQGSATTTEAPFRFRYLNLFPSATVGRQVGKQQRLQLSYQRRLDRPTFQQLLPTPFFTDLRTYTSGNPQLRPQYLNRLELGHELTTERLSLNTALYAQHLSQALQPYQLLDSAATRYNEQLGVAGPVLGTTPRNLGSVRAYGLEVALTQTLATWWKLTASGSVQRQQVRGDIDTDARRLTTGSLRLLSSFTPTAGLDVQLAATYRAAQLTPQTRQAPVGYLDVAVRQQVLQGRGALILRVSDLLNTRRTLTETTTPELLARNTLKRESRIGYLGFSWYIGASKAPKRIEQAQDNN, from the coding sequence ATGCCAACTGCCTGCTACCTCCGCTCTTTAGGTTTCCTGTTTGCCACCAGCCTGCTGCCCGCCGGGGCGCTGGCCCAAACGCCCGTGCGCGGCGCCGTGCTCGACGGCAGCCGCCAGCCGGTGCCCGGCGCCACCGTGCTGCTCTTTGCCCCCGCCGACTCGGCCCACGCCCTGGGCACCGCCACGGGCCCCGATGGTAGCTACCAGCTCATTGCCCCCACTCCCGGCCGCTACGTGCTGCGGGTATCCATGGTGGGGTTTCAGCCCCAGCGCCGCCTGCTGACGGTGGCCGCCGAAGCCCTGCAGCTGCCTGCCCTCACGCTGGGCGAGGCTGCCACTCAGCTGCGCGAAGTGACGGTGCAGGCCGAGCGGCCGGTGGTGCAGGAGGGGCTAGACAAGAAGGTGATTGAGGTGAGCAAGGACCTGACCAGCGCGGGTGGCACCGTGGCCGATGTGCTGCGCAACGTGCCCGCCGTAACCGTGGCCGACGGGGGCGGGGTGAGTTTGCGCGGCCAAGCGGCCACCGTGCTTATCGACGGCAAAAACACCACCCTGCGCCTCGACCAGATACCCGCCGGCACCGTGGCCCGCGTGGAGGTCATCACCAGCCCCTCGGCCCGCTACGACGCCCAGGGCGCGGGCGGCATCATCAACCTGGTGCTGAAAAAGGAGCAGAAGTCCGGTTGGAACCAGAACGGCAGCCTGCTGGCCGGCACCGGCGGCAAGTACAACCTGAGCGTGGGCGGCAACCGCCGAACCGGCCGCCTGAATGTGGCGGTGCAGTACAACGGGTTCAACAGCCGCTTCGCGCAGGTCTCGGACCAGACGGTGCAGTACCACCAGCCAGGTACCGTGCTGCGCCAGACCGGCCAGGGCAGCCAGCACAACTACCTGCACAACCTGCCCGTGAGCCTGAGCTACCGTCTCTCGCCCACCCGCGAGCTGAGCCTCTCGGTGGTGCCCTACCTGAACCGCTACAGCCGCACCCTCGAACAAATAGGCGACTTCCGGGCCGCCGATGGCACCAGCCTGCAGCGGACAGCTTCGCGCAACACCTACGCCGAGGGCGGGCGGGTGCTGCAAACCTCCCTCGACTACCGCCGGCAATGGGCCGACCAGCCCGGCCGCCGCCTGCAGGCCAGCCTGAGCTACTACGGCGGCCCCGGCGACGTACGCAACCGCCAGCAGCTGACGGCCGGCCCCGAGCAGCTGCCCCAGCTGGAAAGCACCCTGCTGCTCACGCTCCGCAACGTAGCCGGCCAGCTCGACGTGGTGCGCCCCCTCAACCCCAGAACGGTGCTGGAAGCCGGCCTGAAGACGCAGTACCAGCATATTGAAACCGACCTGCAGTTCCGCCAGCAGGCCGCCGCCGGCCAGCCCTGGCAGCCGGTAGCCGCCCGCAACCAGGCGGGCACCTACCGCGAGGCCGTGCAGGCCGCCTACGCCACCACCCGCTACACCGGCCCCACCTGGAGCGGCCAGGCCGGCCTGCGCGCCGAGTACACCGCGGCCCAGGGCAGCGCCACCACCACCGAGGCCCCCTTCCGGTTTCGGTACCTGAACCTGTTTCCGTCGGCTACGGTGGGGCGGCAGGTGGGCAAGCAGCAGCGGCTCCAGCTCAGCTACCAGCGTCGCCTCGACCGGCCCACGTTTCAGCAGCTGCTGCCCACGCCTTTCTTCACCGATTTGCGCACCTACACCAGCGGCAACCCGCAGCTGCGGCCCCAGTACCTCAACCGCCTGGAGCTGGGCCACGAGCTGACCACCGAGCGCCTCAGCCTCAACACGGCCCTCTACGCCCAGCACCTGAGCCAGGCCCTGCAGCCCTACCAACTGCTTGATTCGGCCGCCACCCGCTACAACGAGCAGCTGGGCGTGGCGGGCCCCGTGCTGGGCACCACCCCCCGCAACCTGGGCAGCGTGCGGGCCTATGGTCTGGAAGTAGCCCTCACCCAAACGCTGGCTACCTGGTGGAAGCTGACGGCCAGCGGCTCGGTGCAGCGGCAGCAGGTACGCGGCGACATTGATACCGACGCGCGCCGCCTCACCACCGGCTCATTACGCCTGCTCAGCAGCTTCACGCCCACGGCCGGCCTCGATGTGCAGCTGGCCGCCACCTACCGCGCCGCCCAGCTCACGCCCCAAACCCGCCAGGCCCCCGTGGGCTACCTCGATGTGGCCGTGCGCCAGCAGGTGCTGCAGGGCCGCGGCGCCCTCATCCTGCGCGTGAGCGACCTGCTGAACACCCGCCGCACCCTCACCGAAACCACCACGCCCGAGCTGCTGGCCCGCAACACCCTGAAACGCGAAAGCCGCATTGGCTACCTCGGCTTCAGCTGGTACATTGGGGCCAGCAAAGCGCCCAAGCGCATCGAGCAGGCGCAGGATAACAACTAG
- a CDS encoding sensor histidine kinase, translating into MTSFSGLLSSASLLRRGAFILGYTLLASVLTVVLLRLLLSPTASSYRVHWEAHLMVWVYALVVVGLLQLLEWWQRRRGRWMHSAAAYGRLMGWGALLCGPVLLALEFGTEALIWHKYRFLTAEGSLRGYEITREAMLTMLTYLLIGNPYLLLRYLREESLVQQQLRETEKRRREAELRALQQHVNPHFLFNSLHVLGALIGPDNDPAQQYLARLAHLYRQRLRQARQDVVLLEDELTDLNDLLYLLTIRFGSAYEFRQDIRCPQRLTDSLVPPAAVQELLHNAVKHNDASPTQPLVITLTVLPDSLEVSNARRAAPPHAAGTGGGLENLRARLHLLTERPLVVEATPTLFRVELPLIPLIAHHEPTP; encoded by the coding sequence ATGACGTCGTTTTCCGGACTGCTTTCCTCCGCCAGCCTGCTCCGACGCGGAGCGTTTATCCTGGGCTACACCCTGCTGGCTTCGGTGCTCACGGTGGTGCTGCTGCGGCTGCTGCTCTCGCCCACCGCCAGCAGCTACCGGGTGCATTGGGAAGCTCACCTGATGGTGTGGGTATACGCTCTGGTAGTGGTGGGGCTGCTGCAGCTGCTGGAGTGGTGGCAGCGACGCCGGGGCCGGTGGATGCACTCGGCCGCGGCCTACGGGCGGCTGATGGGCTGGGGCGCGCTGCTCTGCGGACCGGTGCTGCTGGCGCTGGAGTTCGGCACCGAGGCCCTTATCTGGCACAAGTACCGTTTTCTGACGGCCGAAGGCAGCCTGCGCGGCTACGAGATTACGCGAGAAGCCATGCTCACGATGCTCACCTACCTGCTGATTGGCAACCCCTACCTGCTGCTGCGCTATCTGCGGGAAGAAAGCCTGGTGCAGCAGCAGCTCCGCGAAACCGAGAAGCGCCGCCGCGAAGCCGAGCTGCGCGCCCTGCAGCAGCACGTGAACCCGCATTTCCTGTTCAACAGCCTGCACGTGCTGGGAGCCCTCATCGGCCCCGACAACGACCCCGCCCAGCAGTACCTGGCCCGGCTGGCCCACCTCTACCGGCAGCGCCTGCGCCAGGCCCGGCAGGACGTGGTGCTGCTGGAAGACGAGCTGACCGACCTCAACGACCTGCTGTACCTGCTCACCATCCGCTTCGGCTCGGCCTACGAGTTCCGGCAGGATATCCGCTGCCCCCAGCGCCTCACCGACAGCCTGGTGCCGCCCGCCGCCGTGCAGGAGCTGCTGCACAACGCCGTGAAGCACAACGACGCCAGCCCCACCCAGCCGCTGGTCATCACCCTCACGGTGCTACCCGATTCGCTGGAAGTCAGCAATGCCCGCCGGGCGGCCCCGCCCCACGCGGCCGGCACCGGCGGCGGCCTCGAAAACCTGCGCGCCCGCCTGCACCTGCTCACCGAGCGGCCGTTGGTGGTGGAGGCCACGCCCACGCTGTTTCGCGTGGAGCTGCCCCTGATTCCGCTGATTGCGCACCACGAACCCACCCCCTGA
- a CDS encoding LytR/AlgR family response regulator transcription factor, producing the protein MRVLILEDELPSAETLREYLLRYYPHATVAAQLRHVAEARDWLRTHPQPDLVVSDIELLGGRVFELLREGLVHCPIIFTTAYDTFFVEAFEQNGIGYLLKPFRYEQFCAALRKYDQLRTTFQLPILQQLSAGPPARTYRQRLTVRVKQGIVLLETADVAYFQMRNGLVHALTPAGTSFVLSENLNELEDTLDPARFFRLNRSELVQLSAIERLEPHFNGALAVRLRHPADTTLVASAARTPELRRWVAG; encoded by the coding sequence ATGCGTGTTCTGATTCTGGAAGACGAGCTGCCTTCCGCCGAAACCCTGCGCGAGTACCTGCTGCGCTACTACCCCCACGCCACGGTGGCCGCCCAGCTGCGCCATGTGGCCGAAGCCCGCGACTGGCTGCGCACCCACCCCCAGCCCGATTTGGTGGTATCGGACATCGAGCTGCTGGGCGGGCGGGTGTTTGAGCTGCTGCGCGAAGGGCTGGTGCACTGCCCCATCATCTTCACCACGGCCTACGACACGTTTTTCGTGGAAGCCTTCGAGCAGAATGGCATCGGCTATTTGCTCAAGCCCTTCCGCTACGAGCAGTTCTGCGCGGCCCTGCGCAAGTACGACCAGCTGCGCACCACCTTTCAGCTGCCTATTCTGCAGCAGCTCTCGGCCGGGCCACCCGCCCGCACCTACCGGCAGCGCCTCACGGTGCGCGTGAAGCAGGGCATTGTGCTGCTCGAAACCGCCGACGTGGCGTATTTTCAGATGCGCAACGGGCTGGTGCACGCCCTCACGCCGGCCGGCACCAGCTTTGTACTGTCGGAGAACCTGAACGAGCTGGAAGACACCCTCGACCCGGCCCGCTTTTTCCGGCTCAACCGCTCCGAGCTGGTGCAGCTCTCGGCCATTGAGCGGCTGGAGCCGCACTTCAACGGGGCCCTGGCCGTGCGCCTGCGCCACCCCGCCGATACTACGCTGGTAGCCAGCGCCGCCCGCACCCCCGAGCTGCGCCGCTGGGTGGCCGGCTAA